One window of the Hoplias malabaricus isolate fHopMal1 chromosome Y, fHopMal1.hap1, whole genome shotgun sequence genome contains the following:
- the LOC136679617 gene encoding ATP-sensitive inward rectifier potassium channel 10-like — protein MTSSTPTSPLGSTHQKMCHCQTQTDALKPLLGGSGPMSQVLRRRRRVLSKDGRSNVRIEHVSGRGALYLRDPWTTFVDMQWRYKLVLFSATFVGTWFTFGLLWYLLALVHGDLLEFEPPANHTLCVMQMQTLTGAFLFSLETQTTIGYGFRCITEECPSAIVLLIIQLLITTAMEIFITGTFLAKVARPKKRGETVRFSQHAVVANHDGRPCLMIRVANMRKSLLLGCQVTGKLLQPCVSKESETVRLDQRNVSFSVDTASESPFLILPLTFYHTIDDDSPLRAWAAKGGGWTDPELADFELLVMMSSTVEPTSATCQVRTSYLPDEILWGYEFPPIVSLSPIGKYVADLAYFDKVIKAKTPPLFKESPPTSRQSYTSSGGVEGGDPEKMQLEQSYREGVEERGRMRDSSPFSVRISNV, from the exons ATGACATCATCCACACCCACCTCCCCACTTGGCTCCACCCACCAGAAGATGTGCCACTGTCAGACGCAGACAGATGCTCTAAAGCCGTTGCTGGGTGGCTCTGGGCCCATGAGTCAGGTCCTTCGTCGCCGCCGCCGTGTGCTGTCCAAAGACGGACGGAGCAACGTACGCATCGAACATGTGAGTGGACGAGGGGCTCTGTACTTGCGAGACCCCTGGACCACCTTCGTGGACATGCAGTGGAGGTACAAGCTTGTCCTTTTCAGTGCCACATTTGTGGGGACGTGGTTCACATTCGGCCTGCTGTGGTACCTGCTAGCCCTGGTACACGGAGATCTACTGG AATTTGAGCCTCCAGCCAATCACACACTCTGTGTGATGCAGATGCAGACCCTTACAGGTGCGTTCCTGTTCTCCCTGGAGACACAGACCACCATCGGTTACGGCTTTCGCTGCATCACCGAAGAGTGTCCCTCTGCCATCGTCCTGCTCATCATCCAACTCCTTATCACCACCGCCATGGAGATCTTCATCACTGGAACTTTCCTTGCAAAG GTGGCTCGGCCAAAGAAACGTGGCGAGACGGTCCGCTTTAGCCAGCATGCAGTGGTAGCCAATCACGATGGCAGACCGTGTCTCATGATCAGAGTGGCCAACATGCGCAAAAGCCTCCTGCTGGGCTGCCAG GTGACAGGGAAGCTGCTGCAGCCATGTGTGTCTAAGGAAAGCGAGACAGTGCGTCTGGACCAAAGGAATGTCTCTTTCAGTGTGGACACGGCCAGCGAGAGCCCCTTCCTCATTCTCCCCCTTACCTTCTACCACACCATTGATGACGACAGCCCACTTCGAGCTTGGGCTGCCAAAG GTGGTGGATGGACAGACCCAGAGCTGGCTGATTTTGAGCTGTTGGTTATGATGAGCTCCACAGTGGAACCTACCTCTGCCACCTGTCAGGTGCGCACATCCTACTTGCCGGACGAGATCCTTTGGGGCTACGAGTTCCCACccattgtctctctgtctcctatCGGCAAATACGTAGCGGACCTCGCCTACTTTGACAAGGTGATCAAGGCCAAGACGCCACCACTTTTCAAAGAGTCCCCACCCACCAGTCGGCAGAGCTATACAAGCAGCGGCGGGGTGGAGGGAGGGGACCCGGAGAAGATGCAGTTGGAGCAAAGTTACAGAGAAGGAgttgaggagagagggaggatgaGAGACAGTAGCCCCTTCAGTGTTAGAATTAGTAACGTGTAG
- the LOC136678273 gene encoding purine nucleoside phosphorylase-like, with amino-acid sequence MFPDSSSGYGYEECKATADWLLDQAPVRPLVGIVCGSGLGGLADMLKDQKVFSYSDIPNFPQSTVHGHAGRLVFGTLKGKPCVCMQGRFHLYEGYPIQKITMPIRIFKLMGVETVILTNAAGGLNQDYKVGDVMIIKDHLNMPGFAGNNPLCGLNDERFGTRFPCMSDAYDRNMQHLAQEVGTELGYSEFLREGVYCVLGGPSFETIAECRMLHRLGADAVGMSTVHEVIIARHCGMRVFALSLITNKAVMDYDSEAKANHEEVLQTGQQRSLQLVKLVSTMVARLDLGNNYKNGEAHCEH; translated from the exons ATGTTCCCGGATTCATCCTCAGG ATATGGTTATGAGGAGTGCAAGGCGactgctgattggctgctggATCAGGCCCCAGTGCGTCCCTTGGTGGGCATCGTGTGCGGCTCAGGCCTGGGGGGGTTAGCTGACATGCTGAAGGACCAGAAGGTTTTCAGTTACAGTGATATCCCCAACTTCCCACAAAGCACAG tgcaTGGTCATGCTGGCCGCTTGGTGTTTGGCACACTTAAAGGAAAGCCATGTGTTTGTATGCAGGGAAGGTTCCACCTGTATGAAGGATATCCCATCCAAAAG ATCACCATGCCCATACGCATTTTTAAGTTGATGGGCGTTGAGACTGTCATCTTGACGAATGCTGCAGGCGGCCTGAACCAGGATTACAAAGTGGGAGATGTTATGATCATCAAAGACCACCTCAATATGCCTGGATTTGCTGGGAACAATCCCTTGTGTGGACTTAATGACGAGAG GTTTGGGACTCGCTTTCCCTGCATGTCAGATGCATATGACAGGAATATGCAGCATTTAGCTCAGGAAGTGGGGACGGAGCTTGGTTACTCCGAGTTCCTGAGGGAGGGTGTCTACTGTGTACTCGGGGGGCCGTCTTTCGAGACCATTGCTGAGTGCAGAATGCTCCACCGCTTAGGCGCTGATGCTGTTG GGATGAGCACAGTCCATGAGGTTATAATAGCTCGTCACTGTGGAATGAGGgtcttcgctctctctctgatcaccAACAAGGCCGTGATGGACTACGATAGCGAGGCGAAGGCCAATCACGAGGAAGTCCTGCAGACTGGACAGCAGCGGTCACTCCAGCTGGTCAAGCTCGTGTCCACAATGGTTGCCCGCCTAGATCTTGGTAACAACTATAAAAATGGCGAGGCACACTGTGAGCACTAA